In Erigeron canadensis isolate Cc75 chromosome 1, C_canadensis_v1, whole genome shotgun sequence, a single window of DNA contains:
- the LOC122582084 gene encoding uncharacterized protein LOC122582084: MESLSSKKRTRSDSDESGFNSVETKRMLLDILDDSDINSVSQDLDSFIKTFQDEISPATENESTELTQSRPELGFLLEASDDELGLPPTDEKTNNGLAESVEQLSDLWGFDNENIMTSYDSFEYEFGYGDFNDDINNNSNNGGGEYVALDGLFDHTDLGFGSSDLLWRPETLPAQ, encoded by the coding sequence ATGGAATCACTGAGTTCCAAGAAAAGAACCCGGTCCGACTCGGACGAGTCAGGATTCAACTCAGTTGAAACAAAAAGAATGCTCTTAGATATCCTAGATGACTCGGACATCAACTCAGTGAGTCAAGACCTTGACTCGTTCATCAAAACCTTCCAAGACGAAATCTCACCAGCCACGGAAAACGAGTCTACCGAGTTAACCCAGTCAAGACCTGAACTGGGGTTTTTATTAGAGGCATCAGATGATGAACTGGGTTTACCACCTACAgatgaaaaaacaaacaatgGGTTGGCTGAATCGGTAGAACAACTCAGTGATTTGTGGGGGTTTGATAATGAAAATATAATGACGAGTTATGACTCATTTGAGTATGAGTTTGGTTATGGGGATTTTAATgatgatattaataataatagtaataatggtggtggtgaatACGTGGCCTTAGATGGACTGTTTGATCATACAGATTTAGGTTTTGGTTCCTCCGATTTGTTATGGAGGCCCGAAACTTTACCAGCTCAGTga